From Amycolatopsis sp. cg9, one genomic window encodes:
- a CDS encoding GntR family transcriptional regulator produces MLETTTTGEAGTVAGMRGQREPKYWALKQHLLDLLDVLPPGSPIPTERALAGEFTVSRTTVRQALADLTAEGRLHRVQGKGTFAAEPKLAQRLQLSSYTEDMRKQGLKPSSKLLEVEELPVEGDLAKLLGIRTGAKILRLRRLRLADSQPMALETTHLPLGRFRGLRKHVSAGGSLYAVLREHYGVELERAEETIETSLAGPQEAEMLGADVGMPVLMLTRHSFATDGKPVEFARSVYRGDRYKFVTTLLP; encoded by the coding sequence ACGGGCGAGGCGGGCACCGTCGCCGGGATGCGCGGGCAGCGCGAACCCAAATATTGGGCACTGAAACAGCACCTCCTCGACCTCTTGGACGTCCTCCCGCCCGGGTCGCCGATCCCGACCGAACGCGCGCTCGCCGGGGAGTTCACGGTCTCCCGCACCACCGTGCGCCAGGCGCTGGCGGACCTGACGGCCGAGGGCCGCCTGCACCGGGTGCAGGGGAAAGGCACCTTCGCGGCCGAGCCGAAGCTCGCGCAGCGGCTGCAGTTGTCGTCGTACACCGAGGACATGCGCAAGCAGGGCCTGAAGCCGTCGTCGAAGCTCCTGGAAGTCGAGGAGCTGCCGGTCGAGGGTGACCTCGCGAAGCTCCTCGGAATCCGCACGGGTGCGAAAATTCTTCGCCTTCGACGCCTTCGACTCGCGGACTCCCAGCCGATGGCGCTGGAGACCACGCACCTCCCGCTCGGCCGTTTCCGCGGACTGCGCAAGCACGTCTCGGCGGGCGGCTCGTTGTACGCCGTTCTGCGCGAGCACTACGGGGTCGAACTCGAGCGCGCCGAAGAGACGATCGAGACGTCGCTCGCCGGACCGCAGGAAGCGGAGATGCTCGGCGCCGACGTCGGCATGCCGGTGCTGATGCTGACCCGGCACTCGTTCGCCACGGACGGCAAGCCGGTCGAATTCGCCCGCTCGGTCTACCGCGGCGACCGCTACAAGTTCGTGACCACGCTGCTGCCGTAA